Genomic DNA from Shouchella patagoniensis:
TTGAATTACAAGAATTAGCCTCCATTATGAAAGTTCAGGAACAAACGTATAGTCAATTGAGGGATAAGGTACGACTATCAACATTGGATCAACAAGAAGTGATTCATATTTTGGCGGGTGCAGGTTGGTTTGCAGGTGCATTTTTGGATACAAAGCTCGTTGCATTTCGAGCCTTTCTTATCCCGCAACTAGATGATATAGATCACTTAGGTAAGGATATAGGGTTAACAACAAAGGAACAGACAAGCGTGATTTATCAGGAAATTACAGTTGTCTTACCAGAATATCGAGGCCATGGTTTACAGCGTAAGCTAGGTGAGTGGTTAATGGACATGCTTATAAGGAGTAAGGACTCTTACCGCTTTATATGTTCGACTGTTGCTCCTTTTAATATTCCAAGTCTAAAAGATAAGTTTGCTCAGGGGATGCATATTGCGACATTAAAAGAGAAGTATGAAGGAAAACTTCGATATGTCTTTTTAAAAGATTTACAGCAACCTTTACACCCATCCTATGACAAGTGGATAGTAATGGCTGATATAAACGCTCAGCAAGATGCATTAAAACAAGGAAAGGTTGGACATGAACTGGTAAAACAGGGTGAAGAATATGGCATCTGGTATGGGAAATATAATAGAAGTATAAAGGGTGACTAATGAAGAAACTAGGAAATAGAATTAGTGAGCACCATGACCTCGCACAGGCGGCAAATCCTCTTACTTATATTACAGAAGATGCACCACCTTTTCTTATTTTGCACGGAGACCAAGACAAAGTTGTCCCCAAAAGCCAGAGTGAACTCTTGTACAATGCCTTAAGAGAA
This window encodes:
- a CDS encoding alpha/beta hydrolase family protein produces the protein MKKLGNRISEHHDLAQAANPLTYITEDAPPFLILHGDQDKVVPKSQSELLYNALRERGNEAQLHIIEGAGHATLEFYQPEVKRIINDFFDENLNKTAKGKKGSMICLSFLF